caatatttatttaacctttttaattgcaagtttgtatGTTAAATGTTAAGtaataaccaaaagttttaagtctatGCATAAAGTAAAATACTTACAGGACTCCCcctatacaaaattatactctTATAGTATGAATATATAGACTTATAGCCATAGTATCAACGAACTCTTCAACAtctacaaaaattcttgtttttgataatttattatataataataatataaaaaccgcGATATGAGGGAAATATACCGCGCTATGCGAAGTCCTTGTTATTTGAAACCACTTTATGTGGGGACTtcctgtatatttaaatataactaaaatatttttcctacaaTATTGCTAATTTATACCATTATTTGTAGAaaggcaatataaaaaaaaccagattatcctacttttcttgcTCCTGTACAATCTGgaacaaaatgaatttaaaaaaaaaatgcttatgcCTATGGGAAATGAAAACAATGATAATagtattaaactatttttaattacagtGGTCATAAAATATCCATAATACTCAGCAGACATAAATTAAACGATCGGTAATTGGTCATTGGTATCCTTGTAAAATAATACACTCATAATgatttttactactttttagTTTGATTGTACTCCAATAACAACACTATTTTTCTTTGTCGttaagttgaaatatttttttaaagcattgacTATATCGACAATTATGCTTCCAAGATTTTGCTCATCCGATTTGTCAGTCACAGTTTGAAAATTATGTAGGTTTTTTTATCTGGAGAAGAGTATCATCAAATTAaagatatgtaattttaatacagttaaaataaaaactaatcaaTTTCTGAAGgctttaacttaaaaaaaataagatgaaatgGTGTCTTAaaagtcattaataaaatatataactttaataagAAACATTTAGTTATTCACATATTATACTATTTTACATTGTATTGGAATTGCATTATCAAACacctaaaaataatttcattatttataacagTTCAGATTATAGCCAATGAcatcttaataaatatgtatctgaagtaaaatctatttataacatGTATGATGGATTTTCTACATTTATTGTGTGTATTTAACCGTTCTTGAGCtataaatagttgaaaaagcttaaaatggttctaaattaatattttactaccTGTTCTTTCAcatttgatgtattttaccATCGAGTTTCCAACTATTATATTCCCCTTAATGATattgcattcatttttttattgattaaatttcttattcattgtattgatcttatatatttcattaaaattgattaatttaatctcaaaaatgatttctaaaaaaataattatacttgaacttttattataaaattattcattgattttttaatatcattttttttaaataaaaggagtAATATCAATCACAAAAATACAGCATTTAGAGTCCTACCTACATATTGTATCCCTAATATCTACAATAACGGAAGTGAAATCATCCTCCTGGGATAAAGGACAACTCTAAAcagcaatatatattattcacaaaACAATCAGTTAAAGTAATCCATGACTAAACTCTACCAACAATAAATGTTCtctcaaattaatattaatatcgaACGAAAAAGGTTGATGCACCCCTAACTGTCTCTTTGGACTAGAATATTCATCTTTATGAAATTTGGAGGATTTTTGTTCTAATCTGAATTCCTCCAAGTAGACTCAGGGACTAACAGGTTTACTCATTCTCTCCTCTTGAAGTATTCCTCTCTAAACGAAAATAATCATTCAGGGTTTTATTAGCATAGCTaactttttattgtaaataaatattataatttcgaCAAGTAATGGGAATGCTATGAAGGAAGGCAatgttttattaagtataagGAAACTGGGTCGGATTTAAAATTATCCGTGGATTATATAAGGGAGACATTTTACTTTGAAATCTATGTTTAACTAATTCTAGCGCACTCTGAAAAActgaaaatagttcaaaattaaGCAAGACCACCATGAATCATGATAGAAAAGTTGATTAAACccacaaataattataacacaACCTATACTCCTTTGTCTTGATTtcatatttaagcatattttttctttttttcactaATAGGTACAATAATCCTAACATTGGTTGAAATTTTTATAGTGTAGTACATTGTAGAAACTGATtaacaataatacaaaatcaatatgAGAAGCcagttgaataaaaataatattctaattaattcGGTAGACAATCTTGaggttttattcctttttttttttttttttaaatacatatcggaaactatttttcaatatttaaaatataaaaaaacataaactacAAGGAATATAATTGCGAtggttttctcaaaaaattgcaatgaacaaataaaaatgtatattaaaaaaccaacaaataaacataattatatataaaaatataggtaaaaattTGTAACGCCTTTCTTATACGAAGATTTCggatattgataaaataaataaaatgcatttagaGTTCTAAAACTTCCCCTTATCTTATGCAATCTGAACTCTCGAAAGAAATGTCCTTTATGTTTGATGTCAAAATCTATGCCGTATGTATGAAGTTTCAAGTTTGAATTGATACAGTTCATTAGCTGGTCCATTTACTTTGTCGTGTTGGATACAGGAATTAGGAGAAGACACTTGGTTTAATTCTTTTGTTCATTTGTGCTCGaatgaagatatatataattataaatggagATAGTTTGTTCACTTTCTTTGTCTCAAGGTCTTGGACGCAGCTTGATCTACTTCTGGTAAATCATCGACATCATCTTGTACCTCTTCTTTCTTGGATATTTGCCTTTCTTTTCTCTTAGCTGCCTTTTCTTGTTGCATCTTTGATTTAGACTTTTTATCTGATGCGGATTGAGATCCGAGACCAGTTAGAGCTGCCTTTTCCCTTTTTAACTTCAATTGCAAAGTAATGAAGTTCCACATAAGCCAGGCTTGACGAAGACAGATGACAACGAGAGCACACAATCTAAGTAAAGGTGTGTTAAAGTTGCCCCTGGAGAAGTCAAGAACTTGATCATCGGAGAGAGCGAGTCCATACCAGAAAGTAAGTACAGCTACGGTGATACTTCCAAGACGAGCAAGAACAAAGCATAAGTCATGCACCTTAAAGAGTGGCTCagacaaattcatttttactgAGTAATTAACGAGACGAGCAGCATGGAAAATGAATCTCACAGTGTATTGCAACAAAAGAAGTGCAAGAGCAACACGAGTGAAGGAAAAGACGTAAGCTGCGCCAATAAGAAGGATGTGGATGGTGGCTGTGCTCACTTTGCTTAAGATGTCCTCATTCTTGACCTTATGGAAGTAGAGATCAGGGAAGGTATGGAGCCAATAAGAGAGTTGTAATAGGAAGAAAAACTTGTAAGAGAAGCTCATGTTGGTATGTGGGTATCCTTCCCAAATGGAATGGATACTATTAGGGAACTCGCGGAATATCAAGTCCACGGCCCAAACAACGGAAACCAAATAGAATGCCACGAGTTGCCCGGATTCATTGAATTTGGCATGCTTACTCCTACTCAAATGAAGCTTCCTGTTCATTTTGTCAAGAACATACTCCTGGAGAATGGCGTGCATCACGATGCTGATCAGcaagtagaaaaatattccacAGGCATCCTTGAGCCCAGCAGTATACATTATCACTTCTCCAGAAGGGGAAGCGGGAAGGTGAGGAGCAGCATTCGAAGGAACCGTGACATTATGCTGAATGGCAATGAAAAGAGACGCCGCGGGACTCGACGTTTGGAACATCAGTCCCACTACGAAAATCATTGCAAAACAAGCAACAATATCCGCATGATTCTGGATCATGAATTCATGACTCAGGATTGGAGGATTCTTCGTGCTTCCTCGCTTCTTCACCACCATTGTCGATCGCACCTATCTGCACAACTTGAGTCTCTCAAATGTAATGAAAACGTCATTGAAACCAAgttgaattataaaaagaagaaaaaaggaaaagtctCCCTCTTTTTCCGTCTACGTGTCCGCCCCCACGACAGCCAATCTTAAATCTACTATCAGCTACTCAAACCAACTCCAAGGCAGCGACATCTAACTACATAACTTCATACTCCTTCATACAGACACTCAGCTTGCTCTTTCCTCATCCCATTTCTTCATGTTGGAACTTACaacttattttcatcaatttgcACTCTCTGACTACCTTCTTTCATCTCCCATTAACATTAAACAGGACATGGCCTTCATGTCCTCGTCTTACTATAtttacttctacatattttatacttaacctttttaaaaaggaaaaacaacctCACTgagtagggatttttttaaatgcacgaATTAGGATCCCTCTCTAAtcaaacttataatttttcacGAATGGATTTGAAATCATAGCAAGTAAACCTTTTATAACTGTTTGAGCTCAATCATATAAAAAGAacgaaacaataataattattacaatgatTACAAGGAACAATGTTTGTTCAtattcatatgaattgataccCTTAAATATAGCTATTAGTTTCTTCATTATTCggaatgataaaaattataactgatAAGGAAGAATTATTAATGTGATTATGAATTGTTGCTCAAACTAACTTTAAGGAAGAGTAGCTAGTTATTAGTTGTCTCCGTTCATATATTCAAAGTGTTGTTCAtgattaacattttattttcccttacaaagtaaaataattgattgtaCATTTTCACTTTTGCATAATAGGTATATTATAGtgtggaataatttaaaaaaatgaatatcatatgtatatttgtttccTTAACCTATAATATTGTATCTCTAAAAGTATAACACTATGTAGTATGTGTACTCTTCCATAAGAGCAAGTAACCCAACCTCTTAGCTTCTctgactcaaaaaaaaaattacctcgGTGCTAACATAGAAATATACCATGAATTTTGCCGTCAGCCGTCAATGTTTCTGTTTTTTCccttatcagtgttcttaacattgattggttaaattataattagctatTATTTAGCTGGTCACAATTCCCAGCAATCATGGAATAATAGTTTCATAGTTGGGAAagattggctaactaccaagaCTGATTTTGTGCGTTTTCTTATCGGaataaaggttgcgtgaaacaATCGAGGGAacgacttgaaaaaaaatcagaaagaaaagaatagagtaaacaaaaatagtaactaaatacacaaataaataatagtactgAACAGAATAATTATCGAATACGATTAGGTTCAACAGTGGATTTTGGAGTTTTACGGCAAAAATACTAACATCAATTACTAGTCATTAACATTTTTCATTCTCTAGAGTTAGCAATGAACCTATCTTAGAGATTTTTCTGTTGGGTAAGGCTTCATCTTATGACTTGTATCGACTGATGGATTGTGAACTACTCGTTGCTAATgctgttttttaattttcttataatatagaTTCTGAAAAATTTCTGAGTTAGAGCTCATTTCGAATGTTGTCAATCCTTTTGGGCCTGGATGTCAGATTTAAAAAGGATATTGGGAGATCGGCTTATTCCTTGTGCAATGGTATGATAtttgtttatgtctattttttaaaacctcTTTTTAAGCATTGTTGTAACTTGTTAATTGATGGATGGATGGCTTAATCCAGAACCACTGATATGGggcttattataatttatatcattaccGTTTGTTCTGGATTTTTGTCCTAAAGCAATGGTTAAAAATACCATAATGGAAGCAAAACTCATAATataagttgatttttgtttgactTATGATTTTTAAGTCCGATCCTTGTTCattcataattacataaatattcatttatttcatttagtagaacttttaaaggcttatataaattaaaataatatattttaataccctggttacaaatgaagaaaaaaatgattgtatatactatataaaaaattaaatcgacTAAATGCAACTTGCACTTGCAATTATGTTAACATTATTCTTCACGATCTTTGTTAATCAGTGTTGAAAATTTTTGATTCTCTGACTCTGGTACTAGTTCttcttttactttaaaaatcatGGTTTTTCCGTCTTTATCCCCTAAAGCAGCAACTTTTCCATCCTTGGATATACACAGTTTTTTGTATTTCCCATCGTTTTCCTTTATAATGCAGCCCTTTTCTTCACTGAGAAGATTAAATGTTTGAACGTTGTACTCCGTGAGGTACGTAAATATAGACGGAGATCTTTTGGaccataaaatatgtaatgctATGTCTTCTATTGAAATTATTCGAATTGGAGATTGAGGATATATTACACTGTAGAGTCGAATTTCCTAATAAATAGTTGCCCTATTTAGttattgtaattatatgtatgtatttaattaatttaccataTCAGATCCTGAAGAgaggaaaatttgattttggaaGGGAGAAAAATCTAATGCCATAACTTTGCCTTTATGTATGGGGGAGAATATTGTAGCAGTTATTTCGGATTTGATCATCCAATCATCTTCTGTTAGGTTGTTGAAGAGTCCGATAGAAGTAAAGATAATAACACCCGCCTCTGTCCCTATTACTAGCCCatccttatattttaaatcaattgataTTGTTGTGATTCCAACTTCTGCAGTCATTCTTGACTTTAATTTCAAACTTCGAGGCAAATTGTCAGCATGAACTTTGAACTGCTTTTGAgcttctaatttattttgaatttcattGATGAACCAAATTAGTATTTTACCATCTAAACCAGCGCtgactattaaatattttccatctaTACCTAGTGTGGTCCATTCTAAGCAGGTTATTCTCTCTCTATGGCCATTTGATGTTGACACAATTGGAGTTGAGTAGTCATCTCTACTactatagtaaaataattcaCCTGAGTACCCTCCTGCTGCAAATGCTTCCGAATCAGAAGGATGATGAGAAATGCATCCAATACATGTTGGACAGGATACTTTAAAATGGGGTTCCTTTGGATTGAAAGATCTTTTAGTAAGACTCCAAATATGTATACTAGAAGAGTGACCACACCAATCATTATGCTCTTCATTCACTGCATATCCTACGACAATTGTAGTGTTTGCTAAATTCCAAGATAGAGATGATACACTTATATCCTCTAAATCTTCACCTTCATCTGTCAGAGATATTCATATTGATgcaatcaaaaagataattatatacataaatgatcaTTACCCTTTTTACTTCCGCTAAGCGTGTGTATATTTCTGTAATGTGCATTCTCTGATGAATCCTTTAATCCTTCATACCCCTCAAATGCGCGGCTCTCCCTTGAAGCTTTCAATTCCTTTTCCATAACTCCCCTAGCTTCGatcaaaaatttatctaatCTGTATTCATCAATAGTCTTTTCAATCTCTTTATGCGTTTGTACTGCTTTTTCCTGATATATCTTAACTTGTGATCCTACTTCTCGACGTCCCCATGACTCAGTTTGCATTCCCTTAggttccttctttttttcaactctcCACGTAGGTGGAAAGTCCCTTTCGAAATCGAATTCAATAGCATTTTTATCTTGGAATATCATTATTATGCTATCAAATTAGTTATTTGACTTTTGAAAGGTATGATCTCTTCCTGAACTTGCTTTCTTATGTATCTTCATGACTgagcattataatttatatattattttcatatttatttgataatgcacatatattaattattcatatgcattctagatataatatatattaattaattttatttttcggaAGTTGGTACGTTataggaaaattaatttatatgttagtattattattattattttgtttaagtcTATGCATGCATAGTGTTTATATTATGTTGttaagtattttattgaatCACGGGCGTGCTTCATATAAACTTAAGTCACACTCACTCTACTACTACCACCAGCATCAGCACAGTTATAAGGCCCATCCTCTTTATATACTACTATTATATAGATTctctgtcaaaaatatattacatacaatattcTCTCTCTTCCTTACAAACCCTACCCTCTGCAGCTGTAGTAATTTTcatcataatataaaagttaGAAGAAGCTTTCCCTCTTTGATTCCTTTTTccccttattattattgttatagtCAGAGTCGTCTTCTTTTGGAATTATGCTCTAATATATCcaagagaaaatttattttgtacatgtatatatacatattataaatattattatatgttgtatatacctcgataaacttttttaaacactACTACTTAATCATCTATACCATTCCACAATCATCAATTTGTTATGTTTGATTTTGTTCTAAAGGGTGCCTCAGCTTCGCAATTGGAGAAGGACATTGGATCTGATCTCTTTCCTGCAAATGAACATTATTTTGGATTGGTCAATGTAAgtacatataactttttattaaatatgttgtaAGATTTCTCAGTGAACTATCACTAAATGTTTATAAGttgcaaattttttgataagttatGACTAAATTTACTAAATTACGACTCCTTTTCACACAACTAGTTTGGTAATACTTGTTACTCTAATTCCGTACTTCAAGCCCTCTACTTTTGTAAGCCCTTCCGAGACAAGGTTCTGGAGTACAAGGCAAAGAACAAACGGAGTAAAGAAACTCTTTTAACATGTCTGGCGGATTTGTTTCATTCCATTGCTACGCAGAAGAAAAAAGTTGGGACGATTGCTCCAAAAAAGTTCATAGCTCGACTTCGGAAAGAAAAAGGTTTGTAATACAAGATttaatgaagcaaaaaatttaCCTCTAATCAaataatgtctttatttttagtcGAATTCGATAATTACATGCAGCACGACGCACACGAGTTccttaatttcttaataaatcatattaacGAAATTATACTTGGTAAAAACGTcttaatcttatatatacatatactgaCTTCATATGTccgttttcaattattttcttagcTGAAAGAAATCAAACCAATACCAAATCATCGAAACAGTCGGGTAATGGGACGAATGCTATgccaaataatttaaacaataatggTTCAGATGCCAATCCTCCTACAtggataaatgatatttttcaaggaATCCTTACTAGTGAAACCCGTTGTTTGAATTGTGAAACGGTACTTTAAGTTCCagaattttatattcatataagtatatatgtaacCATAGATGATGATTGAActgaacaataatttaataggTCACAAGCAAAGATGAAGACTTCTTTGATTTGAGTATTGATGTTGAACAAAATACTTCCATCACCAATTGTCTTCGAAATTTTAGTAACACAGAAACTCTCTGCAATGATAACAAATTTAAGTGTGATTCATGTTACTCATATCAAGAAGCGCATAAACGGCTAAGAGTCAAGAGACTACCAAATATCCTTGCTCTCCAcctaaaaagattcaaatatatGGAACAATATAATAGATTTATCAAAGTATCGCATCGAGTTGTTTTTCCTCTTGAGCTTCGAATCTTTAATACGGTAAGATGTAAACAAGGGACTGCTGGagttacttaataataatatatttctcttgtttgtttgtttttagtcTGACGATGCAGTTAATCCAGATCGAATGTATGATTTAGTTGCCGTCGTCATTCATTGTGGATCAGGTCCTAACCGTGGTCATTATATCTCCATTGTGAAATCTTTTGGCTTTTGGCTAATTTTTGATGATGACATTGTTGATGTGAGTAATAAGGACTTAATAAAAGTAAAGAGACTCTAAGGTAGTCTTTTtagataaaagtattttgaattaaCCATTATATTATGTGATTATTCAGAAAATTGATGCCTCTGCTATCGAAGACTTTTTCGGACTTACAGCAGATGTTCAAAAATCGTCAGAAACTGGATACATTCTGTTTTATCAGTCTAGGGACTCTATCACTTCTATGAACGCTCAATAACAATTATTGCAtcctaaaatttatttcctctGTGGTCAGtcaaatacaataattgaagaagaagaaggaatacTTACTTTATCGTTGAACTTAAAAGATAAGAAATGCtcagtttatatttatacatgtattaattattgaatcaatTTGTGAGATATTCTTATCCCCTCCCCCTAAAAATACTCATTCTACATATGATCCTTCAACtaccctttttaaataaaagaaattagaaTTGATGCCTTACATAAAagatatgttatattttatagaaattttactacttaaaatcaaggtgttttttttatatcattactATAGTTGAAGAACTAGGATGATGATCTTTTGCACATTTTTGTTCCTTCTCACATTTTTAGAAGTAATATGGATCATGGTtcatgttaaatttttattatttcttttttgatattttttttctagcaaaaaaagtaaaaaaatgagtagACAGCCCATCGTCCAtgatttttatccaatatcatCAATTAGTTTAACTTCATCATTTTGGATTTAAAGAGTTAAACGATTCAATTAttagttgaaattattttatttgattttattatgacGACATAAATTCACTCagatctatatttatgaaagaaaaaaccaatgaataaattgatttatatttattatggaataaaataagtttGCTTTATTTCTCTATGTTCtgtgtcattccttatttacCGTGGAGTAATTAATCCAACAAAATGTATACACATTATAAGAGACCAATCGAAGTGAAGG
The sequence above is drawn from the Lepeophtheirus salmonis chromosome 5, UVic_Lsal_1.4, whole genome shotgun sequence genome and encodes:
- the Usp12-46 gene encoding ubiquitin carboxyl-terminal hydrolase 46 isoform X2, whose protein sequence is MSDLKRILGDRLIPCAMGASASQLEKDIGSDLFPANEHYFGLVNFGNTCYSNSVLQALYFCKPFRDKVLEYKAKNKRSKETLLTCLADLFHSIATQKKKVGTIAPKKFIARLRKEKVEFDNYMQHDAHEFLNFLINHINEIILAERNQTNTKSSKQSGNGTNAMPNNLNNNGSDANPPTWINDIFQGILTSETRCLNCETVTSKDEDFFDLSIDVEQNTSITNCLRNFSNTETLCNDNKFKCDSCYSYQEAHKRLRVKRLPNILALHLKRFKYMEQYNRFIKVSHRVVFPLELRIFNTSDDAVNPDRMYDLVAVVIHCGSGPNRGHYISIVKSFGFWLIFDDDIVDKIDASAIEDFFGLTADVQKSSETGYILFYQSRDSITSMNAQ
- the TRAM gene encoding translocating chain-associated membrane protein 1-like 1; translation: MVVKKRGSTKNPPILSHEFMIQNHADIVACFAMIFVVGLMFQTSSPAASLFIAIQHNVTVPSNAAPHLPASPSGEVIMYTAGLKDACGIFFYLLISIVMHAILQEYVLDKMNRKLHLSRSKHAKFNESGQLVAFYLVSVVWAVDLIFREFPNSIHSIWEGYPHTNMSFSYKFFFLLQLSYWLHTFPDLYFHKVKNEDILSKVSTATIHILLIGAAYVFSFTRVALALLLLQYTVRFIFHAARLVNYSVKMNLSEPLFKVHDLCFVLARLGSITVAVLTFWYGLALSDDQVLDFSRGNFNTPLLRLCALVVICLRQAWLMWNFITLQLKLKREKAALTGLGSQSASDKKSKSKMQQEKAAKRKERQISKKEEVQDDVDDLPEVDQAASKTLRQRK
- the LOC121118747 gene encoding cytoplasmic dynein 2 intermediate chain 2, with protein sequence MIFQDKNAIEFDFERDFPPTWRVEKKKEPKGMQTESWGRREVGSQVKIYQEKAVQTHKEIEKTIDEYRLDKFLIEARGVMEKELKASRESRAFEGYEGLKDSSENAHYRNIHTLSGSKKDEGEDLEDISVSSLSWNLANTTIVVGYAVNEEHNDWCGHSSSIHIWSLTKRSFNPKEPHFKVSCPTCIGCISHHPSDSEAFAAGGYSGELFYYSSRDDYSTPIVSTSNGHRERITCLEWTTLGIDGKYLIVSAGLDGKILIWFINEIQNKLEAQKQFKVHADNLPRSLKLKSRMTAEVGITTISIDLKYKDGLVIGTEAGVIIFTSIGLFNNLTEDDWMIKSEITATIFSPIHKGKVMALDFSPFQNQIFLSSGSDMEIRLYSVIYPQSPIRIISIEDIALHILWSKRSPSIFTYLTEYNVQTFNLLSEEKGCIIKENDGKYKKLCISKDGKVAALGDKDGKTMIFKVKEELVPESENQKFSTLINKDREE
- the Usp12-46 gene encoding ubiquitin carboxyl-terminal hydrolase 46 isoform X1, with amino-acid sequence MLLSILLNHGRASYKLKSHSLYYYHQHQHSYKAHPLYILLLYRFSVKNILHTIFSLFLTNPTLCSCSNFHHNIKGASASQLEKDIGSDLFPANEHYFGLVNFGNTCYSNSVLQALYFCKPFRDKVLEYKAKNKRSKETLLTCLADLFHSIATQKKKVGTIAPKKFIARLRKEKVEFDNYMQHDAHEFLNFLINHINEIILAERNQTNTKSSKQSGNGTNAMPNNLNNNGSDANPPTWINDIFQGILTSETRCLNCETVTSKDEDFFDLSIDVEQNTSITNCLRNFSNTETLCNDNKFKCDSCYSYQEAHKRLRVKRLPNILALHLKRFKYMEQYNRFIKVSHRVVFPLELRIFNTSDDAVNPDRMYDLVAVVIHCGSGPNRGHYISIVKSFGFWLIFDDDIVDKIDASAIEDFFGLTADVQKSSETGYILFYQSRDSITSMNAQ